The following coding sequences are from one Kallotenue papyrolyticum window:
- the mgtE gene encoding magnesium transporter, translating into MDRTITADIQELIRERNWSALREAVAGWPAPEIADLLQSLNPVDRVVLFRILPRAVSADVFAYLDTEQQNALLMDLSSEEARRLLAEMTPDDRTALFEELPGQASQKLLNLLSPDDLAEVRWLLGYPEDSVGRLMTPDYIAVRRYWTVEQALAHIRERGRMVETINVVYVVDRHWKLLDALELRQIILAEPQQTMEALMDGQVIAISAFEDREQAVRVMQRYDLDALPVVDSDGVLLGIITIDDVLDVAQEEATEDIHKIGGSEALDEPYMQIAFHRMIRKRAGWLVILFLSEMLTATAMSFFEEEIARAVVLALFVPLIISSGGNSGSQAATLVIRALALGEVTLRDWWRVARREVLAGLTLGVILGSIGFLRITLWQLAFQLYGPHWLLIALTVGIALVGVVTWGTIAGSMLPLLLKRLGFDPATSSAPFVATLVDVTGLVIYFSVAAVILRGTLL; encoded by the coding sequence ATGGATCGCACCATCACCGCCGACATTCAGGAGCTGATCCGCGAGCGCAACTGGAGCGCGCTACGCGAAGCCGTGGCCGGCTGGCCCGCGCCGGAGATTGCCGATCTGCTCCAGAGTCTGAACCCCGTCGATCGCGTGGTGCTGTTTCGCATTCTGCCACGCGCCGTATCGGCCGACGTCTTCGCCTATCTCGATACCGAGCAGCAAAACGCGCTGCTGATGGATCTTAGCAGCGAGGAAGCGCGCCGCCTGCTGGCCGAGATGACCCCCGATGACCGCACCGCGCTGTTCGAGGAGCTGCCGGGCCAGGCCAGCCAGAAGCTGCTCAACCTGCTCAGTCCCGACGACCTGGCCGAGGTGCGCTGGCTGCTGGGCTACCCCGAAGACAGCGTCGGACGGCTGATGACGCCGGATTACATCGCGGTGCGACGCTACTGGACGGTTGAACAGGCCCTGGCGCACATCCGCGAGCGCGGGCGCATGGTCGAAACGATCAACGTGGTGTATGTCGTCGATCGCCACTGGAAGCTGCTGGACGCGCTGGAGCTGCGCCAGATCATTCTGGCCGAGCCGCAGCAGACGATGGAAGCGCTGATGGACGGGCAGGTCATCGCCATCTCGGCCTTTGAGGATCGCGAGCAGGCGGTGCGCGTGATGCAACGCTACGACCTGGACGCCCTGCCGGTGGTCGATTCGGACGGCGTGCTGCTGGGCATCATCACCATCGACGACGTGCTGGATGTCGCTCAGGAAGAGGCCACCGAGGACATTCACAAGATCGGCGGTTCTGAGGCGCTGGACGAGCCCTACATGCAGATCGCCTTTCACCGCATGATCCGCAAGCGCGCCGGCTGGCTGGTGATCCTGTTTCTGAGCGAAATGCTCACCGCCACGGCCATGAGCTTTTTCGAGGAAGAGATCGCCCGCGCGGTGGTGCTGGCGCTCTTTGTGCCGCTGATCATCTCCAGCGGCGGCAACTCCGGCTCGCAGGCTGCCACGCTGGTGATCCGCGCGCTGGCGCTGGGCGAGGTAACGCTGCGCGACTGGTGGCGCGTGGCGCGGCGCGAAGTGCTGGCCGGCCTGACGCTGGGCGTGATCCTGGGCAGCATCGGCTTTCTGCGCATCACGCTCTGGCAGCTCGCCTTCCAGCTCTACGGTCCCCACTGGCTGCTGATCGCGCTGACGGTCGGCATCGCGCTGGTGGGCGTGGTCACCTGGGGCACGATCGCCGGCTCGATGCTGCCGCTGCTGCTCAAACGGCTGGGCTTCGACCCGGCTACCTCATCGGCGCCGTTCGTGGCCACGCTGGTGGACGTGACCGGCCTGGTGATCTATTTCAGCGTGGCTGCTGTGATTCTGCGAGGGACACTGCTATGA
- a CDS encoding NAD(P)/FAD-dependent oxidoreductase, with the protein MALSADVVICGAGIAGVAAADALTQRGISDVLLIDERPPLSLTSDKSSECYRNWWPGPDDAMVRLMNRSIDLLEALADATDNRFGLNRRGYLYVCTDAQRLPALITTARESAALGAGPLRIHDGSGREAYQPAPPHGYHGQPEGADLLLDPALIRRHFPYLSAQTVALLHARRCGWLSAHQLGMLLLDRARAHGARLLQGRVTYVRCDGGRVHGVTVATPQGTTHITTPTFVNAAGPLLADVGRLLDCELPVFCELHLKVAFNDYRRSVPRDAPMIIAADPIAPWWSDAERALLAETDETRWLTQPLSPGVHLRPEGGADSPIVLMLWAYAPHVMEPRFPPPSDPSYPEIVLRGLAQLLPELRAYLERAPQPIVDGGYYTRTRENRPLIGPLPLDGAYVIGALSGYGIMAAPAAAELLAAHITGAELPPYAPAFRLERYTDPAYQRRLDAWPADGQL; encoded by the coding sequence ATGGCTCTCAGCGCCGACGTGGTGATCTGCGGCGCGGGCATTGCCGGCGTCGCGGCGGCGGATGCCCTGACGCAGCGCGGGATCAGCGATGTGCTGCTGATCGACGAACGTCCGCCGCTCTCGCTGACCAGCGACAAATCCAGCGAGTGCTACCGCAACTGGTGGCCCGGTCCCGACGATGCCATGGTGCGCCTGATGAACCGCAGCATCGATCTGCTGGAAGCGCTGGCCGACGCTACCGACAACCGCTTCGGCCTCAACCGCCGCGGCTACCTCTACGTCTGCACCGATGCGCAGCGGCTGCCGGCGCTGATCACTACAGCGCGCGAGTCGGCGGCGCTGGGCGCGGGGCCGCTGCGCATCCACGACGGCTCAGGACGCGAGGCGTATCAGCCCGCGCCGCCGCACGGCTACCACGGCCAGCCGGAGGGCGCCGACCTGCTGCTCGACCCGGCCCTGATCCGCAGGCACTTCCCATACCTGAGCGCGCAGACGGTAGCGCTACTGCACGCCCGGCGCTGCGGCTGGCTCAGCGCGCACCAGCTCGGCATGCTGCTGCTGGATCGCGCCCGCGCGCACGGCGCACGCCTGCTCCAGGGCCGCGTAACGTACGTCCGGTGCGACGGAGGACGCGTTCACGGCGTCACGGTCGCCACGCCTCAGGGCACCACCCACATCACCACGCCTACCTTTGTCAACGCCGCCGGTCCCCTGCTCGCCGACGTGGGCCGGCTGCTCGACTGCGAGCTGCCGGTGTTCTGCGAGCTGCACCTCAAGGTCGCCTTCAACGACTATCGCCGCAGCGTGCCGCGCGACGCGCCGATGATCATCGCCGCCGATCCGATCGCGCCCTGGTGGAGCGACGCGGAGCGCGCGCTGCTGGCCGAAACGGACGAGACGCGCTGGCTGACCCAGCCGCTGTCGCCGGGCGTTCACCTGCGACCGGAGGGCGGCGCCGACAGCCCGATCGTGCTGATGCTGTGGGCCTACGCCCCGCACGTGATGGAACCGCGCTTCCCGCCGCCCAGCGACCCGTCCTACCCCGAGATCGTGCTGCGCGGTCTGGCGCAACTCCTGCCCGAGCTACGTGCCTACCTCGAGCGCGCGCCGCAGCCGATCGTAGACGGCGGCTACTACACCCGCACGCGCGAGAACCGCCCGCTGATCGGACCGCTACCGTTGGATGGTGCGTATGTCATCGGCGCGCTGTCGGGCTATGGCATCATGGCGGCGCCGGCTGCCGCCGAGCTGCTGGCCGCTCATATCACCGGCGCCGAGCTGCCGCCGTACGCGCCCGCCTTTCGCCTGGAGCGCTATACCGATCCGGCCTATCAGCGCCGGCTGGACGCCTGGCCCGCCGACGGACAGCTCTAG
- a CDS encoding C40 family peptidase, which translates to MRQHHSVPCSTLEAHATCRTSDLLVSRTQLLHRTLRRGLLALAIPATLIVGNAWPAAPLAGDDVARRITITLASASVNATVTPIASASGDVALGALRAVVSYDAAELARQFIGAPYRYGGASPRGFDCSGLTSYVYRQLGVQLPRTARAQWAYGQGERITSIAELQPGDLVYFERTTRARGVTHAAIYVGDGMMVSANSPRTGVQLVSINTAYWRTRFVGGLRPLREVPDEIVAASAQPPADAAASGAAAQQPADATTDDDTPDEPADQEASDEAVSASGEAHG; encoded by the coding sequence ATGCGTCAGCATCACTCTGTGCCCTGTAGCACACTGGAAGCGCACGCTACCTGTCGGACCTCGGATCTCCTTGTTTCCCGAACTCAGCTTCTACATCGCACGCTGCGGCGTGGTCTGCTGGCGCTTGCCATCCCGGCTACGCTGATCGTCGGCAATGCCTGGCCGGCGGCACCGCTGGCCGGTGACGACGTGGCTCGGCGTATCACCATCACGCTAGCCTCGGCCAGCGTCAATGCCACAGTGACGCCGATCGCAAGTGCATCTGGCGACGTCGCGCTAGGCGCGCTGCGCGCCGTCGTGTCGTACGACGCGGCGGAACTGGCGCGGCAATTCATCGGCGCGCCCTATCGTTATGGCGGGGCCAGCCCGCGCGGCTTCGACTGCTCCGGGCTGACCAGCTATGTCTATCGCCAGTTGGGCGTGCAGTTGCCGCGCACGGCGCGCGCGCAGTGGGCCTACGGACAGGGCGAGCGCATCACTTCAATTGCCGAGCTGCAGCCGGGCGATCTGGTCTATTTCGAGCGCACCACGCGCGCGCGCGGCGTGACTCATGCCGCGATCTACGTTGGCGATGGCATGATGGTCTCGGCCAACTCGCCACGCACGGGCGTGCAGCTTGTCAGCATTAACACCGCCTACTGGCGTACCCGGTTTGTGGGAGGTCTGCGTCCGTTGCGCGAAGTGCCGGATGAGATCGTCGCTGCGTCGGCACAGCCACCGGCGGATGCGGCAGCAAGCGGCGCTGCGGCGCAGCAGCCGGCAGACGCGACGACCGATGACGATACGCCCGACGAGCCCGCCGATCAGGAGGCGAGCGATGAGGCGGTGTCGGCCTCAGGCGAGGCGCACGGCTGA
- a CDS encoding aldo/keto reductase yields MPLRQLGATGLRVSAIGLGLAALGRPGYINLGHAADLRDQTDPAALERHTHSVLDAAWQHGIRLFDAARSYGRAEEFLGNWLRARAIDPAQVTVSSKWGYIYTAGWRTDAEVHEVKDHSLANLQRQWAESRAWLGPYLRLYQIHSATFESGVLDNLPVLRELARLKAEGIAIGLTLSGPQQAAVLRRALTITIDGARLFDSVQATWNLLERSAEEALAEAHAAGMGVIVKEALANGRLTERNRDAAFAARLAVLQREAARLGATLDALALAAALAQPWVDVVLSGATTVEQLRSNLRALEVVWDDQAAAALRELAEPPAEYWRIRSRLSWN; encoded by the coding sequence ATGCCCCTGCGGCAGCTCGGCGCAACCGGCCTGCGCGTTTCGGCGATCGGCCTGGGCCTGGCCGCGCTGGGACGGCCCGGCTACATCAACCTGGGTCACGCCGCCGATCTCCGCGATCAGACCGATCCCGCCGCACTGGAGCGCCACACCCACAGCGTACTGGACGCTGCCTGGCAGCACGGCATCCGCCTCTTCGACGCCGCGCGCTCCTATGGCCGCGCCGAAGAGTTTCTGGGCAACTGGCTGCGCGCGCGGGCGATCGATCCCGCGCAGGTCACGGTCAGCTCGAAGTGGGGCTACATCTACACCGCCGGTTGGCGCACCGATGCCGAAGTGCACGAGGTCAAGGACCACTCGCTGGCCAATCTGCAGCGCCAGTGGGCCGAAAGCCGCGCCTGGCTCGGCCCCTACCTGCGCCTGTACCAAATCCATTCGGCCACCTTCGAGAGCGGCGTACTGGACAACCTGCCGGTGTTGCGCGAACTGGCGCGCCTCAAAGCCGAGGGTATTGCCATCGGCCTGACCCTCAGCGGCCCGCAGCAGGCTGCCGTGCTGCGCCGCGCCCTGACGATCACTATCGACGGCGCACGCCTCTTCGATAGCGTGCAGGCCACCTGGAACCTGCTCGAACGCTCGGCGGAGGAGGCATTGGCCGAGGCGCATGCAGCGGGCATGGGCGTGATCGTCAAAGAAGCGCTGGCCAACGGTCGCCTGACCGAGCGCAATCGCGACGCGGCCTTCGCGGCCAGGCTGGCCGTGCTCCAGCGTGAGGCTGCGCGGCTCGGCGCTACGCTCGATGCCCTGGCGCTGGCCGCGGCGCTAGCCCAACCCTGGGTCGATGTCGTGCTCAGCGGCGCTACTACTGTGGAGCAGCTCCGTTCCAATCTGCGCGCGTTGGAGGTGGTCTGGGATGATCAGGCGGCCGCCGCGCTGCGTGAGCTGGCTGAGCCGCCCGCAGAGTACTGGCGCATCCGCAGCCGCCTGAGCTGGAATTGA
- a CDS encoding sulfurtransferase: MSFTTLIDSATLAAHLDDPDWAIVDCRFALDQPARGRQAYLQAHIPGAVYAHLDEDLSGPIVPGRTGRHPLPSVEDAARTFGRWGIDERTQVIAYDDAGGAFAARLWWLLRWLGHNAVAVLDGGWPRWLAEGRPARNGVEQRAPRRFVPRPRPELVVTAEEVLHRLHDAHVPIIDARAPERYRGEVEPIDPVAGHIPGARNAPYSANLAPDGRFLPPAQLAERWRAVLGTAPAEQAILYCGSGVTAAHNALALAHAGLGLPRLYAGSWSEWITDATRPIERGAPEEEEAA; encoded by the coding sequence ATGAGCTTCACCACCCTGATCGACTCGGCAACGCTGGCCGCGCACTTGGACGATCCCGACTGGGCGATTGTCGATTGCCGCTTTGCCCTCGACCAGCCCGCGCGCGGGCGGCAGGCCTACCTTCAGGCGCATATCCCTGGCGCGGTCTATGCCCATCTGGACGAGGATCTCTCCGGACCGATCGTGCCGGGACGCACCGGTCGCCATCCGCTGCCGTCCGTGGAGGACGCGGCGCGCACCTTCGGAAGATGGGGCATCGATGAGCGGACGCAGGTGATCGCCTATGACGATGCCGGCGGCGCGTTTGCGGCACGACTGTGGTGGCTGCTGCGCTGGCTGGGGCACAACGCCGTGGCGGTGCTGGATGGCGGCTGGCCGCGCTGGCTGGCCGAAGGCCGACCAGCGCGCAACGGCGTAGAACAACGCGCGCCGCGCCGCTTCGTGCCGCGTCCTCGTCCGGAGCTGGTCGTCACCGCCGAGGAGGTGCTGCACCGGCTCCACGATGCCCACGTGCCGATCATCGACGCGCGTGCGCCCGAACGCTATCGCGGCGAGGTCGAACCGATCGATCCGGTCGCCGGTCACATCCCCGGCGCGCGCAACGCGCCCTACAGTGCCAATCTCGCGCCCGATGGTCGCTTTCTGCCGCCCGCACAGCTCGCCGAGCGCTGGCGCGCGGTGCTCGGCACAGCGCCTGCCGAGCAGGCGATCCTCTACTGCGGATCGGGGGTCACCGCCGCGCACAACGCCCTGGCGCTGGCGCATGCCGGCTTGGGCCTGCCCCGCCTCTACGCCGGCTCGTGGAGCGAATGGATCACCGATGCGACGCGGCCCATCGAACGCGGCGCGCCGGAGGAGGAGGAAGCCGCATGA
- a CDS encoding delta(1)-pyrroline-2-carboxylate reductase family protein — protein MKLLGANATLALLPYSELADELHAMLVAQQRGEVSAPPRTILELPGGGTLLIMPATSAALTSIKIVTVHTTNAALELPSVQADVLALDTATGRRLLLLDGGLVTARRTAALSLLAARMLAPRPDGPLLIVGAGTQGQAHLEAFAEGLGVREVYVASRTAAHAKALAEQARARGLDATALADPGAALDRVTLIVTATTSATPVLPATVREDAFIAAVGAFRPDMAELPPALVRRARLYVDTLTGAQAEAGDLIQAGIDWQQVTPLAADVPRPASGPVIFKSVGHALWDLAAVWLAHRRLHDTQER, from the coding sequence ATGAAGCTCCTGGGAGCCAACGCAACGCTGGCGCTGTTGCCCTACAGCGAACTGGCTGATGAGTTGCACGCCATGCTGGTGGCGCAGCAGCGCGGGGAGGTCAGCGCGCCACCACGCACGATCCTTGAACTGCCCGGCGGCGGCACGCTGCTGATCATGCCGGCCACCAGCGCGGCGCTGACCAGCATCAAGATCGTGACGGTCCACACCACGAACGCCGCGCTCGAGTTGCCGAGCGTGCAGGCCGATGTGCTGGCGCTGGACACGGCTACCGGTCGACGGCTGCTGCTGCTCGACGGCGGGCTGGTCACCGCACGCCGCACCGCGGCGCTGTCGCTGCTGGCAGCGCGCATGCTCGCGCCCCGTCCGGATGGTCCGCTGTTGATCGTCGGCGCGGGCACGCAGGGCCAGGCCCACCTGGAAGCCTTCGCCGAAGGGCTGGGCGTGCGCGAGGTGTACGTGGCCTCCCGCACCGCCGCCCATGCCAAGGCGCTGGCGGAGCAGGCCCGCGCGCGCGGCCTCGACGCGACGGCGCTCGCCGATCCGGGCGCGGCGCTCGACCGCGTCACCCTGATCGTCACGGCCACCACCAGCGCTACGCCGGTGTTGCCCGCCACGGTGCGCGAGGATGCCTTTATCGCCGCGGTCGGCGCGTTTCGCCCCGACATGGCCGAACTGCCACCGGCGCTGGTACGCCGCGCGCGCCTGTACGTGGATACACTGACGGGCGCGCAGGCCGAGGCCGGCGACCTGATCCAGGCCGGCATCGACTGGCAGCAGGTCACGCCGCTGGCTGCCGACGTACCACGCCCCGCCAGCGGCCCGGTGATCTTCAAGAGCGTTGGTCACGCGCTCTGGGATCTGGCTGCCGTGTGGCTGGCCCACCGTCGGCTGCATGACACACAGGAGCGCTGA
- a CDS encoding Gfo/Idh/MocA family protein encodes MSAGAPLTAVLCGAGNRGLAAYGAYALHHPDELRFVAVAEPDPRRRARFAAQHGIPAECQFATWEELLAQGRIADLCFNTTQDRLHLPVTLAALRAGYHVLLEKPLAPTLDQTLALVAAAEQSGRVVQVCHVLRYTPFFATLHAILRSGRLGQIVTVEHRENVAFWHMAHSYVRGHWRNQALSSPMILAKCCHDLDLLVWNLDSLVAQLVSTGGLRHFRPEHAPPGATARCTDPCPAGATCPFDARRIYLDPARAGWPVTVISEDLTPEARRRALEHGPWGRCVYRCDNDVVDHQTVNMVLEDGTNVTLIMHGHAHEESRAMRYDGSRATLRGLFTARMGVIELHDHLTGHRETITIPPGASGHGGGDFGVVRAFLSAVREGRPGLTGARAALESHLLAFAAEESRLKQVVVDMRRFRAQMSHRA; translated from the coding sequence ATGAGCGCCGGCGCGCCCCTGACGGCGGTGCTGTGCGGCGCGGGCAATCGCGGCCTGGCGGCCTACGGCGCCTATGCGCTGCATCACCCCGATGAATTGCGCTTCGTGGCCGTAGCCGAGCCGGACCCACGCCGCCGCGCCCGCTTCGCGGCGCAACACGGCATCCCCGCCGAGTGTCAGTTCGCCACCTGGGAGGAGCTGCTGGCGCAAGGACGCATCGCCGATCTGTGCTTCAACACCACGCAGGATCGGCTGCACCTGCCCGTGACGCTGGCGGCGCTGCGCGCCGGCTACCATGTGTTGCTGGAAAAACCGCTGGCGCCCACGCTGGATCAGACGCTTGCCCTGGTTGCGGCGGCGGAGCAGAGCGGGCGCGTGGTGCAGGTCTGCCATGTGCTGCGCTACACGCCCTTTTTCGCAACGCTCCACGCGATCCTCCGCTCAGGCCGCCTGGGCCAGATCGTCACCGTCGAGCACCGCGAGAACGTCGCCTTCTGGCACATGGCTCACAGCTACGTGCGCGGCCACTGGCGCAACCAGGCGCTCTCCAGCCCGATGATTCTGGCCAAATGCTGCCACGATCTGGATCTGCTGGTCTGGAACCTGGACAGTCTGGTCGCGCAGCTCGTCTCCACCGGCGGCCTGCGGCACTTCCGGCCCGAACACGCGCCACCGGGCGCAACCGCGCGCTGCACCGATCCCTGTCCGGCGGGCGCGACGTGTCCCTTCGATGCGCGCCGCATCTACCTCGATCCCGCGCGCGCGGGCTGGCCGGTGACGGTGATCAGCGAGGATCTCACGCCCGAAGCACGCCGCCGCGCACTGGAGCACGGCCCCTGGGGACGCTGTGTCTATCGCTGCGACAACGACGTGGTCGATCACCAGACCGTCAACATGGTGCTGGAGGACGGCACGAACGTGACGTTGATCATGCACGGCCACGCGCACGAGGAGTCGCGCGCCATGCGCTACGACGGCAGTCGCGCGACGTTGCGCGGGCTGTTCACAGCTCGCATGGGAGTGATCGAACTGCACGATCATCTCACCGGCCACCGCGAGACGATCACCATCCCGCCCGGCGCGAGCGGACACGGCGGCGGCGACTTCGGCGTGGTGCGCGCCTTTCTGAGCGCCGTGCGCGAGGGCCGGCCGGGACTGACCGGTGCGCGCGCAGCGTTGGAAAGCCACCTGCTGGCCTTTGCCGCGGAGGAGTCGCGCCTGAAGCAGGTCGTTGTCGATATGCGCCGCTTTCGCGCGCAGATGTCACACCGCGCTTGA
- a CDS encoding PaaI family thioesterase — protein MASKQPMDDSWAERTRAGFAQQALMRTIGATLTHVAPGEVEIALPSRADLTQQHGYLHAGIITAIVDSACGFAAYTLMPAAAEVLTVEYKVNFIAPAQGERFVARGRVVKAGRTLTVCAGEVQAIRGTRQRLIAVMQATMIAVTARGAEA, from the coding sequence ATGGCGAGCAAGCAGCCCATGGATGATAGCTGGGCCGAGCGCACACGCGCCGGCTTCGCGCAGCAGGCGCTCATGCGTACGATCGGCGCCACGCTGACGCACGTCGCGCCCGGCGAGGTGGAGATCGCGCTGCCCTCCCGCGCCGATCTGACACAGCAGCACGGCTACCTGCATGCCGGGATCATCACCGCGATCGTGGACAGCGCCTGCGGCTTCGCGGCCTACACGCTGATGCCCGCCGCAGCCGAGGTCCTGACCGTGGAGTATAAGGTCAACTTCATCGCGCCGGCGCAGGGCGAGCGCTTCGTCGCGCGCGGGCGCGTAGTCAAAGCCGGACGTACCCTGACGGTCTGCGCCGGTGAGGTGCAGGCGATCCGGGGGACCCGGCAGCGCCTGATCGCGGTGATGCAGGCAACCATGATCGCCGTCACAGCGCGCGGAGCAGAGGCATGA
- a CDS encoding zinc-binding dehydrogenase, which yields MVQAVVMPAPRQPLELRSFATPQPEDGGVVLRTLGSEVCGTDVHLWHGRLAGVPYPIIPGHVSVGEVVALGGEVRDIDGRRLNLGDIVTFLDVWGSCGRCWYCAVAQATTRCPQRKVYGITLGAEEGLFGGWSEMISLRPGAHIVSLPPDLDWSTFLAAGCGLPTALHAVERGAIRFGDTVVIQGDGPVGLNAALLAQLRGAGQIILIGGAAVRLAMAQRLGVDQVIDINQQSEVERLETVYELTGGRGADVTIEATGVAAAVAEGMRLTRDAGRFVVVGQYTDAGTTVFHPHYDLNKKHLDVLGCWGSDASHLYRGVRVLARYQQSLPWAALISRRYTLQEAQTALEDVAAQRVVKALIVPGQTTPASATSGDRHGEQAAHG from the coding sequence GCAGTTTTGCAACGCCACAGCCCGAAGACGGCGGCGTGGTGCTGCGCACACTCGGCAGCGAAGTCTGCGGCACCGATGTGCATCTCTGGCATGGACGGCTGGCGGGCGTGCCCTATCCGATCATCCCCGGGCATGTCTCGGTCGGCGAAGTGGTGGCGCTGGGGGGCGAGGTGCGCGACATCGACGGACGCCGACTGAACCTTGGCGACATCGTCACCTTTCTGGACGTGTGGGGCTCGTGCGGGCGCTGTTGGTACTGCGCAGTGGCGCAGGCCACGACGCGCTGTCCGCAGCGCAAGGTGTACGGCATCACCCTCGGCGCCGAGGAGGGCCTCTTCGGCGGCTGGAGCGAGATGATCTCCCTGCGGCCCGGCGCACATATCGTCTCGCTGCCGCCCGATCTGGACTGGAGCACGTTTCTGGCGGCGGGCTGCGGCCTACCCACGGCGTTGCACGCCGTCGAACGCGGCGCGATCCGCTTCGGCGACACGGTGGTGATCCAGGGCGATGGCCCGGTTGGTCTCAACGCTGCGCTGCTGGCGCAACTCCGCGGCGCCGGCCAGATCATCCTGATCGGCGGCGCGGCGGTACGCCTGGCGATGGCGCAGCGGTTGGGCGTGGATCAGGTGATCGATATCAACCAACAGAGCGAGGTGGAGCGCCTTGAGACGGTGTATGAACTGACCGGTGGTCGCGGCGCAGACGTGACGATCGAGGCCACCGGCGTGGCTGCAGCGGTGGCGGAGGGCATGCGCCTGACGCGCGACGCCGGCCGCTTCGTGGTGGTTGGCCAGTACACCGATGCCGGCACGACGGTCTTCCATCCGCACTACGACCTGAACAAAAAGCATCTCGACGTGCTGGGCTGCTGGGGCAGCGATGCCAGCCATCTCTACCGTGGCGTGCGCGTGCTGGCGCGCTATCAGCAATCCCTGCCCTGGGCGGCGCTGATCAGCCGTCGCTACACGCTCCAAGAAGCACAGACCGCGCTGGAGGACGTTGCCGCGCAGCGCGTGGTCAAAGCCCTGATCGTGCCCGGGCAGACCACGCCGGCATCAGCCACATCTGGAGATCGGCATGGCGAGCAAGCAGCCCATGGATGA